The DNA region TTCAATTCCCTGAATGAAATGGAGTTCTACCACAGCTTTACGTTTGCCTTGAAAAGTTTTGACTTCAATAAACTGCTTCTCTGTACAACTTCAAGCCTGAATATGGATGAACTCTGGAATTTGAACGATGAAGAGATCATCACTAAACTTGAAGCCCTAAAAGAAGTGACCATCAACCAAAAAAATGCGGAGATAGAAACTTTTCTTGAGCATGTTCAAGATAATAAACATCCCTATCTGGCAGAAAAGGAGATCACTACTGCACTCAAAAGCATGCCTCCAGAGGCCCTGCTTTATCATGCACCTATAGGATTTGAAACTATTGAAAAGATATTAAAAAAGATCAGTGATAAGTATGAAGTATTTGAAAGTACGGATCATATTATTATAGAGAAAGAGAAAAACGATGATCTGTTTGGTACCACCCTCTTTTACAATACCTCTGTTTCCTATGAAAAACCATTTATCTATAATCTCGTCTGGAGAGGCAAAGAACTTCCTGTAAAAGAGGATATCAACAGGGTCAATGATGACCTGCTTGCGCACTTCAGGGTAGCCATAGATGATGTCATGCAGGATATGAGAGAAGAGAGCGATAAACTGGATATAGAAGAGGAGAAACTGCATGAGTTCATCGTACGTTTTGTAGAACCGCAGGTACGTTCCTCGAATGTGCTGAAATTCAAAGAAAAAAGTAAAAGACGCATACTTTTTCACTTTGGAGAATACATCAGGCCTCTGCTTGAGAAGCAAAAACGTGAAGAGCTGCTTGCCAAAACCATCCGTGACTTTAAAAACCTTTTCCCTCTTGCACGTGAACTTAAAAGAAAGATCATCTTTCATGTTGGGCCAACAAACTCAGGGAAAACCTATGCAGCCATGCAAGAACTGAAAACTGCGACTACAGGTTACTATCTTGCACCGCTGAGGCTTCTTGCTCTTGAGGGGTATGAGAACCTCAAAAAAGAGGATATAGCGGTTTCACTCATCACTGGTGAAGAGGAGATCTTAGACGAAGAGTCTACACATATCTCTTCCACGATAGAGATGATGAATGGTTCTGTCGATGTGGATGTCTGTGTCATAGATGAGATCCAGATGATCGCAGACCGCGACAGAGGATGGGCTTGGGCCAATGCACTCATAGGAGTACCAGCCAGAAAAGTCATACTTACAGGATCAAGTGATGCACTTCACGCGGTCAAAGAACTCTGTGAGTATCTGGATGAAGAGTTGGAAATTGTCCATTTTGAGCGGAAAAATGAACTCACCATGCTGCCCAACCCTACTTCCATGAAGCATATAGAACCCCAAACCGCGGTCGTAGCTTTTTCCAGACGTGATGTTCTTTCACTCAAACAGCAACTCAGCGAAAAATATTCTGTCTCTGTCGTATATGGTAACCTTTCTCCTGAGGTCAGACGGGAAGAAGCCAGACGTTTTAGAGAAGGTGAAAGCCAGATACTCGTCGCCACAGATGCCATAGCTATGGGACT from Sulfurovum xiamenensis includes:
- a CDS encoding helicase-related protein, giving the protein MAKKKKKYFIKLNNKIRNYFNGLPFEEGVTTLDEDKLIELIMLLELRLPSHTKEEMIRALRRVWSEGDAVSREKIVSYLTQRYKAVPYSGSHKRPSDKVEKILQILGDTTYTKHEENLILEAFIDVKSSKITEEKVRNKLTYLRMRSRLHTLENSLEVVFNSLNEMEFYHSFTFALKSFDFNKLLLCTTSSLNMDELWNLNDEEIITKLEALKEVTINQKNAEIETFLEHVQDNKHPYLAEKEITTALKSMPPEALLYHAPIGFETIEKILKKISDKYEVFESTDHIIIEKEKNDDLFGTTLFYNTSVSYEKPFIYNLVWRGKELPVKEDINRVNDDLLAHFRVAIDDVMQDMREESDKLDIEEEKLHEFIVRFVEPQVRSSNVLKFKEKSKRRILFHFGEYIRPLLEKQKREELLAKTIRDFKNLFPLARELKRKIIFHVGPTNSGKTYAAMQELKTATTGYYLAPLRLLALEGYENLKKEDIAVSLITGEEEILDEESTHISSTIEMMNGSVDVDVCVIDEIQMIADRDRGWAWANALIGVPARKVILTGSSDALHAVKELCEYLDEELEIVHFERKNELTMLPNPTSMKHIEPQTAVVAFSRRDVLSLKQQLSEKYSVSVVYGNLSPEVRREEARRFREGESQILVATDAIAMGLNLPIKTLLFSKDNKFDGLRRRELLPTEVLQISGRAGRYGFEEKGYVGALDETALDTITSAFHMPLPDLKLPVSVMASLEHVMLIGEILETDNILDILAFFSENMEFEGPFVAANIDSMLEIAAIVSEYSLDLKTRYYLSCAPASISSPYIESVFHRYIRQIEAGGKVLYIPPRDLPAFAQTNDMLLNAEDRVREISLYLWLSFKFPDIFQDTDKAVAARVRLNNFIENSLRQGHFTKQCRRCGKVLDFSYRFSICDECHNQNRRGSGSSSYGGYRGRKRR